From the Porites lutea chromosome 5, jaPorLute2.1, whole genome shotgun sequence genome, the window GTTGAAAGTCACTCTCTTCTAGCTATCCATGACGCCGTCCACAATTACCCGGATCAATTTGAAATGTGTGGACTACCCTTCTATAAGCAAGGGTCCTCAATAGGGTTTTTAAATCCCACCATCCCGACCAAAATTTTCCCTTTATCCCGAAATCCCGAACGTTTTTATCGGTCAATCCCGATCCCGGTCATATTTGGTAATTACTTCATAGTCACAGCATGATGTCCAAATTAACAGTGTTGGGGGAAACcttttaaaacgttttcgaGGCGAAGACGTCATTTTCAGATTTATCCGGATTACATTATGGACGGTGTAGGCTTATATTGGCAGAAATCTTACCTTACGTATATCACTTATGGTCTGACTTCCAATATCAAGATGAAGATCTATAGTAACAACAATAGCGTCTGGATCATCAACCGATTTTATAGCCTCACTGAAGGACTTAGTCCTCGAATAGGGTCCAGGATTTATGATAAAATGGTAATTCTTTAAGATGCTTCTTTGTAAAGCCTTTTTAATATCAATATCGGGGCTTCCAAAGTCATATATAACAACGTGCAAATGATCATCATTTGTTTCTTGCACGATCTTTTCAACGTTCTTTATAAAATGATGAACCCATCGACCCAGATTCTTAGCCGTGAGTATTAAGTAGACATCAACTGTCCTGTTCCACTGCAGAGCGTCAGGATAACATAAAAAAGAAGCGTTTTTTCCATGAGGAACAAAGACATATTCTGACAAGAAGTAGTGTGTCCCATCAGTGATATCCTTAATGACAAGCTCAAGTAGATATCTCTTCCCTTTCTTAGGATCGTCTTTCATCTCTACGCGCTTGATGGTGTTGAATTTGTATTTCCTGCAGTTTAAAGGAAACTGTTAATCTATCAAGTACTGTCTTATGTGTTAAATAAACGCTTTTCACCGCGAGCTTGTTATTAAGGGGGCAGTCTAGGGGCTGTTTTTTGAATATTTCCgtcctttttcttaaatatttaatcatcaatttttaattcattaagagccataatgggagtCCTTGGTTCAATTAATTTTtgagaatagacctttttaccgatgcggcggccatattgaattaattcgatttaaggagtactataggatgcccagggggcatgagcacatttcatttgtattttcgagcgcttttcgggacattattcttaaagttttcttagaataagattctaatgggaaaaaagatccttgtgctgtgtttggatgtaataatgatcgccttttccCCGAGAAATATGcggtgaaagaccatatttctaatactaaactagaaaaaggtgatcattattacatccaaacacggctcAAGGATCTTTtctcccattacaatcttattctaggaagactttaagaaaaaatgtcccgaaaaccgctcgaaaatacaaacgaaatgtgctcatgccccctggacATCCTATattactccttaaatcgaattaactcaatatggccgccgtatcggtaaaaaggtctatttttgGGTTATTTCTcaagtgtttttaaaatattagaGGGAGagatgtttgaaattttggaaaatcttGGGAAATAccttaaaattccgaaaataagcccttccaaGTAttagccccccaaactcgtaacgcaaaaaaccctccgttaaatcgcccctccaaatataagcccccgggggagttaaaaaataaaacaaagcaaaaactgtacAGTAACACGTTTAACAAAGAACTATTATGTATTTGCCAAATGATTCCAGTCAAAAAGTGTCACAGTATAGTTCACTCTTAACTCTCAGCTTGGATTTCCTCGTTCCATATAgggctagttggattttactaatagtcATTATTATCAGGAGACTATACAGGCTCCTGTCACTATAACATTTCTTAGAACCCCTTCCCCCCAGAAAAATACTTGCGATTGTGCTGCCTTTCATTGTTGACAAAGCAGTATCCTTGTAAGACATTATAAACAAGCGACTCACCCTGCGTAACTTTTCTCAAGTGCAGCTGTGTATCTGTCGACTACCGAGCGAGCTTCTCGTTCTTCCAAAGGAAATTCAGCCAAAAATGCTGCCCCTCCTCTTCCCCTAGTTATTCCATCGACACTTGAATAGGGTAAAGTGTACGTTTTGTGGACATGTTTACGAACTCCTTGATATTGTCTAAAACCGGCTACGTTTGCCGGATTAAGAAGATAACTGGGTTTGTAATCGCAAAAATTTAATGCGTTCCTCACTGCTGAGCTTTCTAAGTAAGTGATCCTCTCCGGCTTCATGTGTTCGCCTGCAAATTTAAGGCGTATTGATTCACAAGCAAGTACGTCAGGCAAATCGTCATCGTAAACTTTCATTTCAGCCATGTCACTGTCATTTTTGAACAGAGCAAAAAAGTCCCCAGGGATAACTTCAAAGACATTTTTATCGGGTCTTTTCCAGGCAAGTTTTACTTGAGGACCATTGTTATTTCTAATTTCGCCCCGAGCATACACTATGTCTATATAATACGCATGTTGGGCTAACAACTTCACGCTTAAGTTAGCAGATTCTAGAGATTCATCTTTGGGAAGCTTGCCTGTTGGGTAGCCGTGTGCGATGTTCGCTCCCCCTTTCCAACTAATGCTTTTACTTAGCCAAACCTCCACAAATCCATTAGTCTCAACGGTGAAAAAATATTCGCCAGTCACATTCGGTCGAAGAAAACCCAGCAAGTGAAGGCCGGTAATTTGTTTTGCATTTGAAGAGATGTTAACATTGTCCACGATGCCTCGTCTATCTGGTGCCTTGGGAAAGATTGGAAAATTGCAAAGTTTTTCGAGACTTTGTAGGCACCTCCCTTCCCATGTATGCCGATTCAAACCTTTAAAGAACTGGTTTGTTTTCGTGTCGGTTTCAACTTCATTCACCAGCAACTGTTCCGGGAGCGCCTTAGTACGTTGGCGAccagagaaagagaaaagaaccaAAATTACATACAGGGCGGTGAGGCCAGCAGCTATCATAAATGACGTCTTAATACGAGATATGCTCACAAATGATGTCTTAACGCGAGTCATACTCTACCGTCAGCAGGTTTTTCATAGCCACAGTCTGATAGTGCATTATTTCATTTATATTCATTTGCCTTCTGCACTCTCTGACGTCACGAACGTGTTGTTTCCAAATATATTTCCACAAAAGAATCATTAGTCCGTCACAACGGAAAAGCTTGGCTGCCTTTGACCATAATATATCAATGTTAGCTTTAGTTGTAACTTACTTAAACTatgtgtttttaaaaagtttcacTTCAAGAGTTCCCTGACCGGCCAGAGATTTAATGACATTTGGAAACTGCGAGACTGATCAAATAAATCAGCGATGCGGCACTGCAAGCACATTTTTCGGACGCCTTTGTTTAGTCTTCAGTGAAGCATACTATTtaacaatttaatttttttttcgtcgtTATTGCAAcgtaaaggaaaagaaatgtagTACTGACATTCTATCGGCCAATCAGGAATGCCGTTTGCTCCGTCCGCTTTCAAACGGAGTTTAAAAATCTCTTACGGTTAATTGCCGCTCATGTAAACTATCATAGTCACAGTTCCTGGAGTCCTTAAAAATTAAGgtaagtaatcggctcctgcctATAGTTACTGGGAGTAGCTTACTGGGCCCACTGGTATCATCTTAAAACTCGCAGCTCTCGCCGCCCGCACTGTACGTCATTCCTTTTGTCAGGGACTCGTATTTTGGGGGTACAGTGTGGAAAACGAACCAAAATCTTTCTCTGTACTTAATATTAGTAAGCTCAACGGCAAACTTCAATTGAGCGGTCATGTAACACGTATTAGCTGTGAACTTTTTAATCAGTCAGAGTTGCCGAGACCGCCGAGACGTACTAGTCTCCTTTAACTTTCAACTTTGAAAATGTTGGAACCTTAACCGACAGCAGGGCAGTTTTTCCATGCAAAGATCCCCGTTATATTGACGAAAAATTTAAAGTACCGTAAATGCTAAGCCCcccacgccccccccccccccgccccgggaagggcttatttatttcaacccCTTTTAAAGAGAGGGgtggcgggaggggggtaggagggggcttatttaatttagacaGGACAATGGTATGAGTTCTCcgtaaaaaaactaaaatacaataatacCACTACAGTCGAACCCCCCGTAAGCGATCACCCAATATGCAATATATGCAATAGTGGTCTCTTACGccaggtggtcgtttacaagaatcgaaccgaAGAGGGTCTCTTCCAAGAAGATGTccaggcacatctactttatgaaAGATGTCTAAGttatgatatctgttgttccatgttgtcactaaagttcttcgtatattaTAAGTAACGTAGTGCACACAGCGAAATAGAGATCAAAGACTGAGTCgagtggtcgtttacaagaggttaaaaacaatggaaaaacaTTAACCATCAGGCCCAAAAaggtggtcgcggtcgcttataGGAAGTTGTCGTTTACTAGAGAGTTCCAACTGTACGGCTttgcttgagaaaattttggtgttttggattggcggtcgtTTATGagagaggtggtcgcttacgacaGGTGGTAGCacgtggaggttcgactgtagtctGAAGAAATTTAGACGTTTACATTTTTCCCATAGTTTCTTAAATTAGACGTTTAGTTTTACCAGTGGAGGATCTAGACCTTCAGAAaagtaaggggggggggggggggggcggggggggtcatccagaccctgagctAAGGAGGTAGCCCGGtctaaaaaacgttttttggcccttcaggcctcagtttgttCTAAAACTAATTAAGTGTGATGTTGTATTTATGTAATTAATCGGAGATACGGCTTTGGCTACTCTAAAATCCGATTTAAATAGagttatgtatgtatgtatgaacCGAGGTCAAACGAGAGAACGATGGAGAGTTAGCGAGGGAAAGAAGACAGACAGAAAATTAACCCTAAGAGATTTTTAAACTCCGTCTGCCATCGGACGGAGCAAACGACATTCCTGATTGGCCGATAGAATTTCAGTACTACATTTCTTTTCCCCCACGTTgcaataacgaaaaaaaaaatcaaattttaaataGTATGCCTCACTGAGAACTAAACAAAGGCGTCCGAAAAGTGTGCTTGCAGTGCCGCATCGCTAATTTATTTGATCAGTGTAACTCGCCGTTTCCAAATGTCATTTAATTTGGCCGGCCAGGGAACTAGTGGAAgtgaaactttttaaaaacgcATTCGAtgacggttttttttctctcacctTTCTCTCCATCCATAGTTTAAGTAAGTTGGAACTAAAGCTAACATTGATAGATTATGGTCAAAGGCAGCCAAGCTTTTCCGTTGTTTACGGACTAATGATTCTTTTGTAAGATTGATCAATGAAAGACTGCCTTCTTCGAAACATACATGGAAACAACCAGGTATGCGGTCGTTACATCAGAGAGTGAATGCAGTACGCCTAAGAAAACCTGCTGATGGTAGAGTATGTCTCGCGTTAAGACATCATTTGTGAGCATATCTCGTATTAAGACGTCATTTGTGATGGCTGTTGGCCTCACCGTCGCTTATATAATTTTGGTTCTTTTCTCTTGGTCTGGTCGCCAACGTACTAAGGCGCTCCCGGAACAGTTGCTGGTGAATGAAGTTGAAACCGACACGAAAACAAACTGCTTCTTTAAAGGTTTGAATCGGCATACATGGGAAGGGAGGTGCCTACAAAGTCTCGAAAAACTTTGCAATTTTCCAATCTTTCCCAAGGCACCAGATAGACGAGCCATCGTGGACAATGTTAACATCTCTTCAAATGCAAAACAAGTTACCGACCTTCACTTGCTGGGTTTTTTTCGACCCAATGTGACTGGggaatattttttctcttttgagaCTAATGGATTTGAGGAGTTTTGGCTTAGTAAAGGCATTAGTTGGAAAGGGGGAGCGAAAATCGCACACGGCTACCCAACAGGCAAGCTTCAAGATGAATCTCTAGAATCTTCTAACTTAAGTGTGAAGTTGTTAGCCCAACATGCGTATTATATAGACATAGTGTATGCCCGGGGcgaaataagaaataataatggTCCTCAAGTAAAACTTGCCTGGAAAAGACCCGATAAAAATGTCTTTGAAGTTATCCCTGGGGACTTTTTTGCTCTGTTCAAAAATGACAGTGACATGGCTGAAATGAAAGTTTACGATGACGATTTGCCTGACTTACTTGCTTGTGAATAAGTACGCCTTAAATTTGCAAGCGAACTCTTGAAGCCGGAGAGGATCAATTACTTAGAAAGCTCAGCAGTGAGGAATGCATTAAATTTTTGCGATTACAAACCCAGTTATCTTCTTAATCCGGCAAACGTAGCCGGTTTTAAACACAGTCATGGAGTTTATAAACATGCCCACAAAACGTACACTTTACCCTATTCAAGTGTCGATGGAATAACAAGGGGAAGGGCAGCATTTTTGGCTGAATTTCCTTTGGAAGAACGAGAAGCTCGCTCGGTAGTCGACAGATACACAGCTGCACTTAAGAAAAGTTACGCAGGGTGAGTCGCTTGTTGGTAATGTCTTACAAAtatattctcggttttcacccacgtgagaaagcagaaataaaaatggaaaccttttaatacagaaagtctagaatctgggaactgaaagaagataaatatacaaaaagccttgccaagaatcaggtctatgcaatTGTTCATATGCGAGacattcggaaaaacgttttacccaaatttagaAAGCTTTGTATCAGGGTCGTAACAAGGACATTTTTTTTGCCAACTGATGCCACATTTAGGCCGTAAATTTTGATCCTTGATGCCAAAATTGTTGCAAAACTTGATCCCTGATCCCGACGTGAATTTTTTTGATCCCTGGATTCAATCTGGGTTGGATTAACTGCGTGTACtttataaaaactgaaaaaaaagtgtttctctttttatttcttttgcaatAAGTTACACTCTGGTCAATGTCCATTAAGCAATTTCTTCCAGAATCCGTATTCGGCAAGCAAAGACTTTGACCAATTCTTTAGGTCAGTCATCTTAGCTCCAACCATGTCCAACAAACTGAGTCAACAGGTCAACAGGCAGAGAGTAAGTAATGTGTTAAAAAAAGCAACATAAGATAAAtatcttcaaattcaagaaaagtaTCTCCACGTTTTGAAGACAAGCGAATTGCATTAGTACAGTTTTGTACCGGATCGAAATGTTACAGCAATAATACAACTGAAGTGAAAAATGTTGGCAGGTTAATCCTCCAATTAAGGCGCATTTCAGAATTTTGTGGTCTTTGTTGTTACGTCGGAAAACCGGATCCCTGATCCCCTAACAGTAATGCTGATCCCGATCCCACGGCTTGTGATCCCAGATCCCGGCGCTGTGATCTCTGATCCCACCCAATTTTTTGCTgctgatccctgatcccatatACCCAGTTACGACCTtgtttgtatggagacgccatgtttgtgtccctttcaggggcacaaatatggccgcctgaaaccaacaaaaactactgtttttgagttttcttacTTATTCGTTAATTCTTCGcctgaggaactcataaagattaaagtaatattcattctaagacaaggaatgtttagatagcaaaatctccaaaaatccgtaatgtttttaacccacataagagctttcccagTCGCCAGCTAAATGCCCGCGCGTGTCACGcaaaaagcctggaaattcaagcgtcctgtatCGCACAACAAAGGAGGTCATCTAATTTCTTTGCCACATTCCCGCTTTGTTGTGTTGGTAGTGAAAAATCCATGGCGCACGCTTGCGTTCTATTTCCAGTCCTCCCTTAACTGCACCGTCAATTATATCCCAATCCTCACCACCCCACGTGTCTTTGTTgaggaatttttttgaaaaccctCCGAAGGATTCCCAATCCCTTTTGTACATTGCTATCGTGCCATAACTATAGTGATACCAGACGCCTAGGGGCATATTGCTACTGCCACCACAATGCAGAAAGATGATTTGAGGAGCGTAGACTGTGATTCCTTTGAAACAATGCTGAAATCAAAATAAGGTAATAGATTAGACAAAGGTGAAAGACCAATCGGAGGACGATGTTTACCTGTTACTAAGTTGATTCTCCCGTAGATCAGTAAGTACCTTATGGTTTATTGTGACCCAAGAAAAGCCTCGCGTGCCAACTACTCTGCCGGAACATTAAACACTTTAGTCAAAGTGGTACAGAAACTGGCAAgaaaaactgttatttttagTATGTTTAAGATGGTTGAAAGTCACTCTCCTCTTGCTATCCATGACGCCGTCCACAATTACCCGGATCAATTTGAAATGTGTGGACTACCCTTCTATAAGCAAGGGTCCTCAATAGGGTTTTTAAATCCCACCATCCCGACCAAAATTTTCCCTTTATCCCGAAATCCCGAACGTTTTTATCGGTCAATCCCGATCCCGGTCATATTTTCTAATGTACTTACGTCACAGCATGATGTCCAAATTAACAGTGTTGAGGGAAACCTTTTATAGGGTTTTCGAGGCGAAGACGTCATTTTCAGATTTATCCGGATTACATTATGGACGGTGTAGGCTTATATTGGCAGAAATCTTACCTTACGTATATCACTTATGGTCTGACTTCCAATATCAAGATGAAGATCTATAGTAACAACAATAGCGTCTGGATCATCAACCGATTTTATAGCCTCATTGAAGGACTTAGTCCTCGAATAGGGTCCAGGATTTATGATAAAATGATAATTCTTTAAGATGCTTCTTTGTAAAGCCTGTTTGATATCAATATCGGGGCTTCCAAAGTCATATATAACGACGTGCAAATGATCATCATTTGTTTCTTGCACGATCTTTTCAACGTTCTTTATAAAATGATGAACCCATCGACCCAGATTCTTAGCCGTGAGTATTAAGTAGACATCAGCTGTCCTGTTCCACTGCAGAGCGTCAGGATAACATAAAAAAGAAGCGTTTTTTCCATGAGGTACAAAGACATATTCTGACAATAAGTAGCGTGTTCCATCGGTGATATCCTTAATGACAAGCTCAAGTAGATATCTCTTCCCTTTCTTGGGGTCGTGTTTCATCTCTACGCGCTTGATGGTGTTGAATTCGTATTTCCTGCAGTATAAAGAGAACTGTTAACCTATGAAGTACTGTCTTATGTGTTAAATAAACGCTTTTCACCGCGAGCTTGTTATTAAGGGGGCAGTCTGGGAGCAGTCTGGAGGCAGTGTGgttaaaagcattattttttgaatatttccgtcctttttcttaaatatttaaCCAATATttgatcaagagccataatgggagtCCTTGGTTCAAttagtttttgagaatttttgggTGTTTTCTcaagtgtttttaaaatattagaCGGAGGgatgtttgaaattttggaaaaccttgggaaataccgtaaaattccgaaaataagcccctccaaatattagccccccaaactcgtaacgcaaaaaacctccgttaaatcgcccctccaaatataagcccccggggtagttaaaaaataaaacaaagcaaaaactgtacAGTAACACATAAATTTTTGCGTTTGACAAAGAACTATTATGTATGTGCCAAATGATTCCAGTCAAAAAGTGTCACAGTATATTGCTGTTTGCGTAGTTCACTCTTAACTCTTGGCTTGGATTTCCTCGTTTCATATAGGGCTAGTTGGATCTCTATAGCATTTCTTagaaccccctccccccagaaaAATACTTGCGATTGTGCTGCCTTTCATTGTTGACAAAGCAGTATCCTTGTAAGAGATTATAAACAAGCGACTGACCCTGCGTAACGTTTCTCAAGTGCAGCTGTGTATCTGTCGACTACCGAGCGAGCTTCTCGTTCTTCCAAAGGAAATTCAGCCGAAAATGCTGCTCCTCCTCTTCCCCTTGTTATTCCATCGACACTTGAATAGGGTAAAGTGTACGTTTTGTGGGCATGTTTAAAAACTCCTTGATATTGTCTAAAACCGGCTACGTTTGCCGGATTAAGAAGATAACTGGGTTTGTAATCGCAAAAATTTAATGCGTTCCTCACTGCTGAGCTTTCTAAGTAAGTGATCTTCTCCGGCCTCATGTATTCGCCTGCAAATTTAAGACGTATTGATTCACAGGCAAGTACGTCAGGCAAATCGTCATCGTAAACTTTCATTTCAGCCATGTCACTGTCATTTTTGAACAGAGCAAAAAAGTCCCCAGGGATAACTTCAAAGACATTTTTATCGGGTCTTTTCCAGGCAAGTTTTACTTGAGGACCATTGTTATTTCTAATTTCGCCCCGAGCATACACTATGTCTATATAATACGCATGTTGGGCTAACAACTTCACACTTAAGTTAGAAGATTCTAGAGATTCATCTTTCGGAAGCTTGCCTGTTGGGTAGCCTTGTGCGATGTTCGCTCCCTCTTTCCAACTAATGCTTTTACTTAGCCAAACCTCCACAAATCCATTAGTCTCAAAGGTGAAAAAATATTCGCCAGTCACATTCGGTCGAAGAAAACCCAGCAAGCGAAGGCCGGTAACTTGTTTTGCATTTGAAGAGATGTTAACATTTTCCACGATGCCTCGTCTATCTGGTGCCTTGGGAAAGATTGGAAAACTGCAAAGTTTTTCGAGACTTTGTAGGCACCTCCCTTCCCATGTATGCCGATTCAAACCTTTAAAGAAGTGGTTTGTTTTCGCGTCGGTTTCAACTTTATTCACCAGCAACTGTTCCGGGAGCGCCTTAGTACGTTGGCGACCAGAGAAAtagaaaagaagcaaaattaCATTCAGGGCGGTGAGGCCAGCGACTATCACAAATGACGTCTTAATACGAGATACGCTCACAAATGATGTCTTAACGCGAGTCATACTCTACCGTCAGCAGGTTTTTCATAGCCACAGTCTGATAGTGCATTATTTCATTTATATTCATTTGCCTTCTGCACTCTCTGACGTCACGAACGTGTTGTTTCCAGATATCATGAGGACCCGCATGTTGCACACCACATGACGCCGGCGTTGTTAAGGATGCTAGGTTTTGAGTGACAACCAATAAACCTTCTATTGCGAAAAGCAATTATTTTCCTCACCGTTTGGTcagtaaatacattttttaacaaGATTAAGGCGGCATCTGGCGACAGAGTAATTAgagaagagatttcaatttAACATATACCTGAGATTTGCTGTCAATGATGTAAAGCGTGTGCAAACGggttacataaaaaaatctcCGTTATTTAATGACGGATTTGCGGAAATACTATTGTTAGCAGTAACTCGACCTAAATTCCTAAAGATGTCATAGTAGAGGCAGAAAACACAAAGACCAAGCGATCAAATGGATTCGGTCGAATAGTGAAATCGTCAGCCCGCGAAAACGTGCCCAAAGCCCGCCAAAAATTACCAAGTCTCGCCGCTGCCGCTATTTAACTCGTTATCCAGTCAAGAAAAGCTATGTATTGGAGgaaaatgaaatcacttgcgcacagaagaaaattaagggTTAATATGTgtgatatgtt encodes:
- the LOC140937649 gene encoding uncharacterized protein, producing MTRVKTSFVSISRIKTSFMIAAGLTALYVILVLFSFSGRQRTKALPEQLLVNEVETDTKTNQFFKGLNRHTWEGRCLQSLEKLCNFPIFPKAPDRRGIVDNVNISSNAKQITGLHLLGFLRPNVTGEYFFTVETNGFVEVWLSKSISWKGGANIAHGYPTGKLPKDESLESANLSVKLLAQHAYYIDIVYARGEIRNNNGPQVKLAWKRPDKNVFEVIPGDFFALFKNDSDMAEMKVYDDDLPDVLACESIRLKFAGEHMKPERITYLESSAVRNALNFCDYKPSYLLNPANVAGFRQYQGVRKHVHKTYTLPYSSVDGITRGRGGAAFLAEFPLEEREARSVVDRYTAALEKSYAGKYKFNTIKRVEMKDDPKKGKRYLLELVIKDITDGTHYFLSEYVFVPHGKNASFLCYPDALQWNRTVDVYLILTAKNLGRWVHHFIKNVEKIVQETNDDHLHVVIYDFGSPDIDIKKALQRSILKNYHFIINPGPYSRTKSFSEAIKSVDDPDAIVVTIDLHLDIGSQTISDIRKHCFKGRTVYAPQIIFLHCGGNSNMPLGVWYHYSYGTIAMYKRDWESFGGFSKNFFNKDTWGGEDWDIIDGAVKGGLEIERKRAPWIFHYQHNKAGMWQRN
- the LOC140936750 gene encoding uncharacterized protein → MTRVKTSFVSVSRIKTSFVIVAGLTALNVILLLFYFSGRQRTKALPEQLLVNKVETDAKTNHFFKGLNRHTWEGRCLQSLEKLCSFPIFPKAPDRRGIVENVNISSNAKQVTGLRLLGFLRPNVTGEYFFTFETNGFVEVWLSKSISWKEGANIAQGYPTGKLPKDESLESSNLSVKLLAQHAYYIDIVYARGEIRNNNGPQVKLAWKRPDKNVFEVIPGDFFALFKNDSDMAEMKVYDDDLPDVLACESIRLKFAGEYMRPEKITYLESSAVRNALNFCDYKPSYLLNPANVAGFRQYQGVFKHAHKTYTLPYSSVDGITRGRGGAAFSAEFPLEEREARSVVDRYTAALEKRYAGKYEFNTIKRVEMKHDPKKGKRYLLELVIKDITDGTRYLLSEYVFVPHGKNASFLCYPDALQWNRTADVYLILTAKNLGRWVHHFIKNVEKIVQETNDDHLHVVIYDFGSPDIDIKQALQRSILKNYHFIINPGPYSRTKSFNEAIKSVDDPDAIVVTIDLHLDIGSQTISDIRKHCFKGITVYAPQIIFLHCGGSSNMPLGVWYHYSYGTIAMYKRDWESFGGFSKKFLNKDTWGGEDWDIIDGAVKGGLEIERKRAPWIFHYQHNKAGMWQRN